In the genome of Mycteria americana isolate JAX WOST 10 ecotype Jacksonville Zoo and Gardens chromosome 7, USCA_MyAme_1.0, whole genome shotgun sequence, one region contains:
- the ECE2 gene encoding endothelin-converting enzyme 2 isoform X2, translated as MARMNVALQELGHAMPDYKRATLQDDEGPEPAGDGSASPDSVEVGFRKGPGLLLSRLASRSQLELVLCAVAVSLALLLGVAVVALAIQYRRDPSHSTCLTDACIRVASKILEALDAETDPCQDFYQYSCGGWIKRNPLPNGRSKWSTFNSIWDQNQAIMKHLLENATFNSSSEAERKTQRYYLSCLKEQRIEELGSQPLMELIDKIGGWNVTGSWNQTGFMEVLKMVSGTYRATPFFTVYVGADSKSSNSNVIQVDQSGLFLPSRDYYLNKTANERVLAAYLDYMVELGTLLGGAPEPTRLQMQQVLDFETQLANITVPQAERRDDEKIYHKMSIAELQALAPAIDWLDYLSYALAPLELADTEPVVVYGDTYLQQVSDLINSTDRSILNNYLIWNLVQKTASSLDQRFETAQERLLETLYGTRKSCTPRWQTCISNTDDTLGFALGSLFVKATFDRDSKAIAEEMISEIRAAFEVSLDQLDWMDEKTRQAAKEKADAIYDMIGFPDFILDNKDLDDVYDGYEVSEDSFFQNMLNFYNFSAKVMADQLRKPPNRDQWSMTPQTVNAYYLPTKNGIVFPAGILQAPFYARNHPKALNFGGIGVVMGHELTHAFDDQAAPPSIILSPQVAPADTSPRLLCAAFAPSAWAGV; from the exons ATGCCCGACTACAAGCGTGCCACGCTGCAGGACGACGAggggccggagccggcggggGATGGCAGTGCTTCTCCTGACAGCGTGGAG gtGGGGTTTCggaaggggccggggctgctgctgagccGCCTGGCCTCGCGCAGCCAGCTGGAGCTGGTGCTCTGCGCCGTCGCCGtctccctggccctgctgctcgGCGTTGCCGTTGTCGCCCTGGCCATCCAGTACCGCAGAG ATCCCTCTCACAGCACGTGCCTGACGGATGCCTGCATCCGGGTGGCCAGCAAGATCCTGGAGGCCCTGGATGCAGAGACGGACCCGTGCCAGGACTTCTACCAGTACTCGTGCGGGGGCTGGATCAAGAGGAACCCGCTGCCCAACGGGCGCTCCAAGTGGAGCACCTTCAACAGCATCTGGGACCAGAACCAGGCCATCATGAAGCACCTCCTAG AGAACGCCACCTTCAACTCCAGCAGTGAGGCGGAGCGGAAGACGCAGCGATACTACCTGTCCTGCCTCAAGGAGCAGAGGATAGAGGAGCTGGGCTCCCAGCCCCTCATGGAGCTCATCgacaag ATCGGGGGGTGGAACGTCACCGGCTCCTGGAACCAGACCGGCTTCATGGAGGTCCTCAAGATGGTGTCAGGCACGTACCGGGCGACCCCCTTCTTCACGGTGTATGTGGGTGCGGACTCCAAGAGCTCCAACAGCAACGTCATCCAG gtaGATCAGTCGGGGCTTTTCCTCCCATCCCGGGATTACTACCTGAACAAGACCGCCAACGAGAGG GTCCTGGCAGCGTACCTGGACTACATGGTGGagctgggcacgctgctgggggGGGCCCCGGAGCCCACCCGCCTCCAGATGCAGCAGGTGCTGGACTTCGAAACCCAGCTGGCCAACATCACCGTGCCCCAGGCTGAGCGGCGGGACGACGAGAAGATCTACCACAAGATGAGCATCGCCGAGCTGCAG GCCCTGGCCCCCGCCATCGACTGGCTGGATTACCTGTCCTATGCCCTGGCCCCACTGGAGCTGGCCGACACGGAGCCCGTGGTGGTGTACGGGGACACCTACCTCCAGCAGGTCTCCGACCTCATCAACAGCACCGACAGGAG CATCCTGAACAACTACCTGATCTGGAACCTGGTGCAGAAGACGGCCTCCAGCCTGGACCAGCGCTTTGAGACAGCCCAGGAGAGGTTGCTGGAGACACTCTACGGCACCAGGAAG TCCTGCACGCCCCGCTGGCAAACCTGCATCTCCAACACGGATGACACGCTGGGCTTCGCCCTGGGCTCCCTCTTTGTCAAAGCCACCTTCGACCGGGACAGCAAAGCCATC gctgagGAGATGATCAGCGAGATCCGGGCAGCCTTCGAGGTGTCCCTGGACCAGCTGGACTGGATGGACGAGAAGACCAGGCAGGCTGCGAAGGAGAAG GCAGACGCCATCTACGACATGATCGGCTTCCCCGACTTCATCCTGGACAACAAGGACCTGGACGATGTCTATGATGGG tACGAGGTCTCGGAGGACTCCTTCTTCCAGAACATGCTCAACTTCTACAACTTCTCCGCCAAAGTGATGGCCGACCAGCTCCGGAAACCCCCCAACCGCGACCA gtgGAGCATGACCCCGCAGACGGTCAACGCCTACTATCTGCCCACCAAGAACGGGATTGTCTTCCCCGCCGGCATCCTGCAGGCTCCCTTCTACGCCCGCAACCACCCCAA AGCACTTAATTTCGGCGGCATCGGCGTGGTGATGGGGCACGAGCTGACCCACGCGTTTGACGACCAAG ccgcccccccttCTATCATCCTGTCTCCCCAGGTGGCACCCGCCGATACCTCCCCCCGGCTTCTCTGTGCAGCTTTCGCTCCATCCGCTTG GGCGGGAGTATGA
- the ECE2 gene encoding endothelin-converting enzyme 2 isoform X1, translating into MARMNVALQELGHAMPDYKRATLQDDEGPEPAGDGSASPDSVEVGFRKGPGLLLSRLASRSQLELVLCAVAVSLALLLGVAVVALAIQYRRDPSHSTCLTDACIRVASKILEALDAETDPCQDFYQYSCGGWIKRNPLPNGRSKWSTFNSIWDQNQAIMKHLLENATFNSSSEAERKTQRYYLSCLKEQRIEELGSQPLMELIDKIGGWNVTGSWNQTGFMEVLKMVSGTYRATPFFTVYVGADSKSSNSNVIQVDQSGLFLPSRDYYLNKTANERVLAAYLDYMVELGTLLGGAPEPTRLQMQQVLDFETQLANITVPQAERRDDEKIYHKMSIAELQALAPAIDWLDYLSYALAPLELADTEPVVVYGDTYLQQVSDLINSTDRSILNNYLIWNLVQKTASSLDQRFETAQERLLETLYGTRKSCTPRWQTCISNTDDTLGFALGSLFVKATFDRDSKAIAEEMISEIRAAFEVSLDQLDWMDEKTRQAAKEKADAIYDMIGFPDFILDNKDLDDVYDGYEVSEDSFFQNMLNFYNFSAKVMADQLRKPPNRDQWSMTPQTVNAYYLPTKNGIVFPAGILQAPFYARNHPKALNFGGIGVVMGHELTHAFDDQGREYDKEGNLRPWWQNSSLEAFKNRTACMTEQYSRYTVHREKVNGRQTLGENIADNGGLKAAYNAYKSWLQKNGEEKRLPALGLTNHQLFFVGFAQVWCSVRTPESSHEGLVTDPHSPDKYRVIGTLSNSRDFVEHFGCPLGSPMNPGKHCEVW; encoded by the exons ATGCCCGACTACAAGCGTGCCACGCTGCAGGACGACGAggggccggagccggcggggGATGGCAGTGCTTCTCCTGACAGCGTGGAG gtGGGGTTTCggaaggggccggggctgctgctgagccGCCTGGCCTCGCGCAGCCAGCTGGAGCTGGTGCTCTGCGCCGTCGCCGtctccctggccctgctgctcgGCGTTGCCGTTGTCGCCCTGGCCATCCAGTACCGCAGAG ATCCCTCTCACAGCACGTGCCTGACGGATGCCTGCATCCGGGTGGCCAGCAAGATCCTGGAGGCCCTGGATGCAGAGACGGACCCGTGCCAGGACTTCTACCAGTACTCGTGCGGGGGCTGGATCAAGAGGAACCCGCTGCCCAACGGGCGCTCCAAGTGGAGCACCTTCAACAGCATCTGGGACCAGAACCAGGCCATCATGAAGCACCTCCTAG AGAACGCCACCTTCAACTCCAGCAGTGAGGCGGAGCGGAAGACGCAGCGATACTACCTGTCCTGCCTCAAGGAGCAGAGGATAGAGGAGCTGGGCTCCCAGCCCCTCATGGAGCTCATCgacaag ATCGGGGGGTGGAACGTCACCGGCTCCTGGAACCAGACCGGCTTCATGGAGGTCCTCAAGATGGTGTCAGGCACGTACCGGGCGACCCCCTTCTTCACGGTGTATGTGGGTGCGGACTCCAAGAGCTCCAACAGCAACGTCATCCAG gtaGATCAGTCGGGGCTTTTCCTCCCATCCCGGGATTACTACCTGAACAAGACCGCCAACGAGAGG GTCCTGGCAGCGTACCTGGACTACATGGTGGagctgggcacgctgctgggggGGGCCCCGGAGCCCACCCGCCTCCAGATGCAGCAGGTGCTGGACTTCGAAACCCAGCTGGCCAACATCACCGTGCCCCAGGCTGAGCGGCGGGACGACGAGAAGATCTACCACAAGATGAGCATCGCCGAGCTGCAG GCCCTGGCCCCCGCCATCGACTGGCTGGATTACCTGTCCTATGCCCTGGCCCCACTGGAGCTGGCCGACACGGAGCCCGTGGTGGTGTACGGGGACACCTACCTCCAGCAGGTCTCCGACCTCATCAACAGCACCGACAGGAG CATCCTGAACAACTACCTGATCTGGAACCTGGTGCAGAAGACGGCCTCCAGCCTGGACCAGCGCTTTGAGACAGCCCAGGAGAGGTTGCTGGAGACACTCTACGGCACCAGGAAG TCCTGCACGCCCCGCTGGCAAACCTGCATCTCCAACACGGATGACACGCTGGGCTTCGCCCTGGGCTCCCTCTTTGTCAAAGCCACCTTCGACCGGGACAGCAAAGCCATC gctgagGAGATGATCAGCGAGATCCGGGCAGCCTTCGAGGTGTCCCTGGACCAGCTGGACTGGATGGACGAGAAGACCAGGCAGGCTGCGAAGGAGAAG GCAGACGCCATCTACGACATGATCGGCTTCCCCGACTTCATCCTGGACAACAAGGACCTGGACGATGTCTATGATGGG tACGAGGTCTCGGAGGACTCCTTCTTCCAGAACATGCTCAACTTCTACAACTTCTCCGCCAAAGTGATGGCCGACCAGCTCCGGAAACCCCCCAACCGCGACCA gtgGAGCATGACCCCGCAGACGGTCAACGCCTACTATCTGCCCACCAAGAACGGGATTGTCTTCCCCGCCGGCATCCTGCAGGCTCCCTTCTACGCCCGCAACCACCCCAA AGCACTTAATTTCGGCGGCATCGGCGTGGTGATGGGGCACGAGCTGACCCACGCGTTTGACGACCAAG GGCGGGAGTATGACAAGGAGGGCAACCTGCGGCCATGGTGGCAGAACTCCTCCCTGGAGGCCTTCAAGAACCGGACAGCATGCATGACAGAGCAGTACAGCCGCTACACCGTCCACCGTGAGAAGGTCAACGGCCGGCAGACGCTGGGCGAGAACATCGCCGACAACGGCGGGCTCAAGGCAGCCTACAAC GCATACAAGTCCTGGCTGCAGAAGAATGGGGAGGAGAAGcgcctgccagccctggggctcaCCAACCACCAGCTCTTCTTCGTGGGCTTTGCACAG GTGTGGTGCTCCGTCCGGACGCCCGAGAGCTCCCACGAAGGGCTGGTGACCGACCCCCACAGCCCTGACAAGTACCGCGTCATCGGCACCCTCAGCAACTCCCGGGACTTTGTCGAACATTTCGGCTGCCCCCTGGGCTCCCCCATGAACCCCGGCAAGCACTGTGAGGTGTGGTAG
- the LOC142412202 gene encoding mitochondrial ubiquitin ligase activator of nfkb 1-A-like, translated as MDAPPITPGELLCLGSSLAFSGLFYYLYRKKARVVARIQEAPKLQVDDNLPALVSAADGRCLPYVALEGIVLPAKAALTSHYHEGLQGVIQKLLLKEHRLIWNALARSWSESERVLSEQVYTVPFLLASPDTEAVTQVSVESPLRAVCLPLETVYERFQQPAHGFRDLLGQYLSGEKPKGILETEEMLRVGAGLTGIGELALHLDGSLHLQPPAREGEYFLCLGDWQTVLAELESASGLWKGAAVLCAVAGLAVLLHALCRAYRRARLKQQPEDKEPDGEEAGDGGPEDSCVICLTRPRECVLLGCGHICCCFRCFQALPARLCPICRGPIDRVVPLYQA; from the exons ATGGACGCGCCGCCCATCAcgcctggggagctgctgtgtcTGGGCTCCAGCCTCGCCTTCTCCGGCCTCTTCTACTACTTGTACAGGAAGAAAGCCAGAGTCGTGGCACGCATACAG gaggcCCCAAAGCTCCAGGTTGACGACAATTTACCAGCACTGGTGTCTGCGGCTGATGGGAGGTGCCTGCCTTACGTTGCCCTGGAAG GCATAGTGCTGCCAGCCAAGGCTGCACTGACCAGCCATTACCATGAGGGGCTGCAGGGCGTGATCCAGAAACTGCTTCTGAAAGAGCATCGGCTGATCTGGAACGCCTTGGCCCGCAGCTG GAGCGAGAGCGAGCGGGTGCTCTCGGAGCAGGTCTACACCGTCCCCTTCCTGCTGGCCTCGCCAGACACCGAGGCAGTGACACAGGTGAGCGTGGAGAGCCCGCTCCGAGCCGTCTGCCTGCCGCTGGAGACGGTGTACGAGCGGTTCCAGCAGCCGGCCCATGGCTTCCGCGACCTGCTGGGCCAGTACTTGAGCGGGGAGAAGCCCAAGGGCATCCTGGAGACGGAAGAGATGCTGCGGGTGGGGGCCGGGCTGACAGGCATCGGGGAGCTGGCCCTGCACCTCGACGGCTCCCTGCACCTCCAGCCACCGGCCCGGGAGGGCGAGTATTTCCTGTGCCTGGGGGACTGGCAGacagtgctggcagagctggagtCGGCCAGCGGGCTCTGGAAGGGTGCGGCAGTGCTGTGCGCCGTGGCAGGCCTGGCCGTCCTCCTGCACGCCCTGTGCCGTGCCTACCGCCGCGCCCGCCTCAAGCAGCAGCCTGAGGACAAGGAGCCGGATGGCGAGGAGGCCGGGGACGGGGGGCCCGAGGACTCCTGCGTGATCTGCCTGACGCGGCCCCGCGAGTGCGTCCTCCTGGGCTGTGgccacatctgctgctgcttccgcTGCTTCCAGGCCTTgcctgcccgcctctgccccatCTGTCGGGGGCCCATTGACCGCGTGGTGCCCCTCTACCAGGCCTGA